The following coding sequences lie in one Pontibacter sp. G13 genomic window:
- a CDS encoding tetratricopeptide repeat protein codes for MKIQPEYAQHLIDQYLRGFLTEAEQVEFDKASHDPEFQQQLAFTQDLQRALTLTARAELRKEFAQLDAHSDTGKVRKLNPVVWWSAGIAAAIVLLFAWWNLRPTEPTFQQLALAEVAAYPNLVYPVTRGEATSDISPMKQAYIAYEGKRYDRAALLWESLSITSDSADHAFFLANAYLNQQKWEQAIEVYTQLLAGGPFDFEKQSEWYLAIAYGASGNLTESQVLLDKIRKEPGHPYSPKAQELWESVQPSGN; via the coding sequence ATGAAGATACAACCAGAATACGCGCAACATTTGATCGACCAGTATCTGCGGGGATTTCTCACGGAAGCCGAGCAAGTGGAGTTTGATAAGGCCTCCCATGATCCGGAGTTTCAACAGCAACTGGCATTTACTCAGGACTTGCAACGAGCCTTGACGCTCACTGCACGAGCAGAGCTGCGGAAGGAGTTTGCGCAACTGGATGCCCATTCAGACACAGGCAAAGTCCGAAAACTCAATCCCGTCGTTTGGTGGTCTGCGGGGATTGCCGCGGCTATTGTGCTGCTTTTTGCTTGGTGGAACCTCCGTCCGACCGAGCCTACCTTCCAGCAATTGGCACTGGCGGAAGTGGCTGCATACCCGAATCTCGTATATCCGGTCACCCGTGGAGAGGCGACCTCAGACATTTCTCCTATGAAGCAGGCGTATATTGCCTACGAGGGAAAGCGGTATGACCGAGCTGCTCTGTTGTGGGAGTCACTGTCCATTACAAGTGACTCTGCTGATCACGCCTTTTTTCTCGCCAATGCCTATCTCAATCAGCAAAAGTGGGAACAAGCCATTGAGGTCTATACCCAATTGCTCGCGGGAGGACCTTTTGATTTTGAGAAACAGTCAGAATGGTATCTAGCCATTGCCTATGGTGCTTCGGGAAATTTGACGGAATCGCAGGTGCTTTTGGACAAAATCCGCAAAGAACCCGGCCATCCTTATTCACCCAAAGCCCAAGAATTGTGGGAATCGGTCCAGCCTTCCGGAAATTAA